In Methanomicrobium antiquum, one DNA window encodes the following:
- a CDS encoding PAS domain S-box protein — translation MPEIINLIYVDDEPALLEIAKIFLERTGEFQVNTYTSVQEALDSASIGECDVIISDYQMPGMNGIAFLKEVRNKFGDIPFILFTGHGREEVVIDAINNGADFYLQKGGEPKSQFAELSHKIKQAYRRSHAEDELSDSKRRLLDIIDFLPDATFAIDTNGVVIAWNRSIEDLTGVSATSILGKGNFEYSKAVYGEKRPMMIDLLNESNETILQYYSNVFRNGSTITGETVLKIPNGKNLSVLGKACLLYNQKGEVTGAIESIRDITELKEAESELLRSRERYHDLLNATDLIQSVDPKGRFLFVNNTWLETLGYKEYELEDITLFDVIHPESLKHCKETFSRVMSGETIELIDAVFKKKTGEKVFVQGMATCKISNNIPQYTRGIFKDVTHIKETETALIESEQKFRGIFEHSPYPIAINNHPDNKFIEVNKSFLELSGYSKEDIIGKDPIRLGLISMSDALKLVSKRIFAGKVENVPLAINLKDGRKIHVVFSSVSLKLGDKTVVLTLAAETTKLKRVEEELLKINEELSAAYEELTATEEELRKKYIELAKSEDELRASEEKFRSLVEYSLDGIIIADFSGNVLFINKAIADIVKIPYPDSTGYDLNLIDYVSPDSLQEVLNDLKNVRTGNDAYPVSYKILTKNKDEIWVECIGKKISYLNTDAIFVSVRDVTDRKIAEEKLQNSENKFVTLFDKSPLPLTLVEAKTGIFSDVSDVFLRNTGYCREELVGKKNEDIGLFVDPAEAEAFTTSVREKGFVNGMVIKCRIKNGNIATCKFHSAIVLMNQQPYLLSSVEDITEKRKEEEAFEALVRSMIGTTGLDSLKIITKNINSLLDADLVGIGKFQPDGNTVKLKSITSDIKDFEYSFNSAGNPCENLKNNGFTFYQDNISEIFPESRFLKIHNIRGYIGTPLKNSHGDTIGVLEILSKKPLLINKSIRDIIEIIAVKAASELERTAIENELSESEKKYHTIVDRSSDMIGIIDKDKRLVYASPASLEIFGYTPEEFTGKTEIFAAKNIFSDSFKDFMKTVAISEEGISSENEFEVQRKDKSKAYVNLKVLPIIKDGVFNGAQIRIQDITEKKISEKALKAANKKLKLLSGITRHDIKNQLMAMKGYVQIIEMKNNESSDNKFLSGIISSIDNIRDMIDFTKEYEDIGVNIPSWFNIEDIVWKSAETFSNADFSIKNNIPKDLRIFSDPLIEKVFYNLIDNAVRHETGASEIEFFVEEADEDLIIVCSDNGKGISTEDKERIFESGYGKNTGFGLYISRDILEITDLSIKETGEEGSGARFEIHVPHNQYYFVQE, via the coding sequence ATGCCTGAAATAATAAATCTCATCTACGTTGATGACGAGCCTGCTCTTTTAGAGATTGCAAAAATATTTCTTGAAAGAACCGGTGAATTTCAGGTTAATACTTACACATCTGTACAGGAAGCTCTGGACTCTGCATCAATTGGTGAATGTGACGTCATAATATCCGATTACCAGATGCCCGGAATGAACGGCATTGCTTTTTTAAAAGAGGTCAGAAATAAATTTGGCGACATTCCCTTTATTCTTTTCACAGGTCACGGACGTGAGGAGGTTGTAATTGATGCAATCAACAATGGAGCTGATTTTTACCTTCAGAAAGGCGGAGAGCCAAAATCACAGTTTGCAGAGCTCTCACATAAAATAAAACAGGCATACAGAAGAAGTCACGCTGAAGATGAACTTTCAGACTCAAAAAGACGCCTCCTTGACATCATAGATTTTCTTCCTGATGCAACCTTTGCAATTGATACCAACGGAGTTGTCATTGCATGGAACCGCTCAATAGAAGATCTTACAGGGGTCTCTGCCACATCAATCCTTGGAAAAGGAAATTTTGAATATTCAAAGGCAGTATACGGCGAAAAACGCCCAATGATGATAGATCTTCTTAATGAATCCAATGAAACAATTCTTCAGTATTATTCAAATGTATTCAGAAACGGAAGCACAATCACCGGTGAGACCGTACTTAAAATTCCGAACGGAAAAAACCTGTCCGTTCTTGGAAAGGCATGTCTTCTTTATAATCAGAAAGGAGAAGTCACAGGTGCAATTGAATCAATCAGGGATATTACTGAACTTAAAGAAGCAGAAAGTGAGCTTTTAAGGAGCAGGGAAAGATACCATGATCTCTTAAATGCAACCGACCTTATTCAAAGCGTTGACCCAAAAGGGCGTTTTCTATTTGTAAATAACACGTGGCTTGAAACACTCGGATATAAAGAGTATGAATTAGAAGATATTACCTTATTTGATGTAATTCATCCTGAAAGCCTCAAACACTGCAAAGAGACATTTTCACGTGTAATGTCAGGAGAGACTATTGAATTAATAGATGCGGTCTTTAAGAAAAAGACTGGTGAGAAAGTATTCGTTCAGGGAATGGCGACATGCAAAATTTCAAACAACATCCCGCAGTATACAAGAGGTATCTTTAAAGATGTAACCCACATCAAAGAAACAGAAACAGCTCTTATTGAGAGTGAGCAAAAATTCAGGGGAATTTTTGAACACAGCCCTTATCCGATTGCAATAAACAATCACCCGGACAATAAATTCATTGAAGTAAATAAATCATTTTTAGAATTAAGCGGATATTCAAAAGAAGATATTATTGGAAAAGATCCAATAAGATTAGGACTCATTTCAATGTCTGATGCATTAAAACTTGTCTCAAAACGAATATTTGCAGGAAAAGTGGAAAATGTACCCCTTGCAATTAATTTAAAAGACGGAAGAAAAATTCATGTTGTCTTCTCATCAGTCTCATTAAAATTAGGCGATAAGACTGTAGTATTGACACTTGCGGCAGAAACAACAAAATTAAAAAGAGTTGAAGAAGAGCTTTTAAAAATAAACGAAGAGCTTAGCGCCGCATATGAAGAACTGACTGCAACTGAAGAAGAATTAAGAAAAAAATATATTGAACTTGCAAAAAGTGAAGATGAATTAAGGGCAAGTGAAGAAAAATTCAGAAGTCTTGTAGAATATTCCTTAGACGGCATTATTATAGCTGATTTCTCAGGAAATGTGCTTTTCATTAATAAGGCAATTGCCGATATAGTTAAAATCCCATATCCGGATTCAACCGGATATGATTTGAATTTAATTGATTATGTATCTCCGGATTCTTTGCAGGAAGTTTTAAATGACTTAAAAAATGTAAGAACAGGAAATGATGCCTATCCTGTATCTTACAAAATACTAACAAAAAACAAAGATGAAATCTGGGTTGAATGCATCGGAAAAAAGATCTCTTATCTGAATACTGACGCAATATTTGTCTCAGTTCGCGATGTAACTGACCGAAAAATTGCAGAAGAAAAGCTTCAGAATTCAGAGAACAAATTTGTAACTTTATTTGACAAAAGTCCACTGCCTTTGACTCTTGTTGAAGCAAAAACCGGAATTTTCTCAGATGTCAGCGATGTTTTCCTAAGAAATACCGGATATTGCCGTGAAGAACTTGTTGGGAAAAAAAACGAAGATATTGGTTTGTTTGTCGATCCGGCTGAGGCCGAAGCCTTTACCACTTCTGTCAGAGAAAAGGGCTTTGTCAACGGTATGGTAATTAAATGCCGGATAAAAAACGGAAATATTGCTACATGTAAATTCCATTCAGCAATTGTTTTGATGAACCAACAACCCTACCTCCTTTCATCAGTTGAGGATATAACAGAAAAAAGAAAAGAAGAGGAAGCATTTGAAGCACTTGTCAGAAGTATGATTGGCACAACCGGCCTTGATTCATTAAAGATAATTACAAAAAACATAAATTCACTGCTTGATGCAGACCTTGTTGGTATCGGAAAATTTCAGCCTGACGGTAATACTGTTAAATTAAAGTCCATTACATCTGACATTAAAGATTTTGAGTATTCATTCAATTCAGCCGGGAATCCGTGTGAAAATTTAAAAAATAATGGTTTTACCTTTTACCAGGACAATATATCTGAAATTTTCCCGGAATCCCGGTTTTTGAAAATACACAACATACGCGGATACATTGGAACGCCGCTTAAAAATTCCCATGGAGATACAATCGGTGTTCTAGAAATACTTTCCAAAAAACCGCTTTTAATAAATAAATCCATCAGGGATATAATTGAGATTATTGCAGTTAAAGCCGCATCTGAACTTGAAAGAACAGCAATAGAGAATGAACTTTCTGAAAGTGAAAAAAAATATCACACCATTGTAGACCGTTCATCAGACATGATTGGAATTATTGATAAGGATAAAAGGCTTGTTTATGCATCACCTGCTTCTCTTGAAATCTTTGGTTATACTCCAGAGGAATTCACAGGAAAAACAGAGATTTTTGCCGCTAAAAATATTTTTTCTGATTCATTCAAAGACTTTATGAAGACTGTTGCAATCTCTGAGGAGGGTATTTCTTCAGAAAATGAATTTGAAGTCCAAAGAAAAGATAAAAGCAAAGCATATGTAAACCTTAAAGTTTTGCCAATCATTAAAGACGGCGTATTTAATGGAGCACAGATAAGAATTCAGGACATAACAGAGAAAAAAATCTCTGAAAAGGCTTTAAAAGCGGCAAACAAAAAATTAAAACTGCTTTCAGGAATAACCCGCCACGATATTAAAAATCAGCTTATGGCAATGAAAGGCTATGTTCAGATAATAGAGATGAAAAATAATGAATCTTCGGATAACAAATTTTTATCAGGCATAATATCTTCAATTGACAATATAAGAGACATGATTGATTTTACAAAGGAATATGAGGATATCGGAGTTAATATTCCTTCATGGTTTAATATAGAAGATATCGTCTGGAAATCGGCAGAGACATTTTCAAACGCTGATTTTTCAATTAAAAATAACATTCCAAAAGATTTAAGGATCTTTTCAGACCCGCTTATTGAAAAGGTGTTCTATAACTTAATTGACAATGCCGTAAGGCATGAAACAGGAGCATCCGAAATTGAATTTTTTGTCGAAGAAGCAGATGAAGATTTAATAATCGTTTGTTCAGATAATGGAAAAGGCATCTCAACTGAAGACAAAGAGAGAATTTTTGAATCAGGATACGGAAAAAATACAGGATTTGGACTTTATATATCACGTGATATTCTTGAAATCACAGATCTTTCAATTAAAGAGACAGGAGAAGAGGGAAGCGGTGCAAGGTTTGAAATTCATGTGCCTCATAACCAGTATTATTTCGTGCAGGAGTAA